From Strigops habroptila isolate Jane chromosome 1, bStrHab1.2.pri, whole genome shotgun sequence, a single genomic window includes:
- the ARL5B gene encoding ADP-ribosylation factor-like protein 5B isoform X2, whose translation MNEVVHTSPTIGSNVEEIVVKNTHFLMWDIGGQESLRSSWNTYYSNTEFIILVVDSIDRERLSITKEELYRMLAHEDLRKAAVLIFANKQDMKGCMTAAEISTYLTLSSIKDHPWHIQSCCALTGEGLCQGLEWMTSRIGVR comes from the exons ATGAATGAAGTGGTTCATACTTCTCCAACAATAGGAAGCAATGTAGAAGAAATAGTGGTGAAAAACACTCATTTCTTAATGTGGGATATTGGAGGACAAGAATCATTACGGTCATCATGGAATACCTATTATTCAAACACAGAG tTCATCATTCTTGTTGTTGACAGCATTGATAGAGAGCGACTTTCTATAACAAAAGAAGAACTTTATAGAATGCTGGCTCATGAG GATTTACGGAAGGCTGCAGTTCTCATCTTTGCAAACAAGCAGGACATGAAAGGTTGTATGACAGCTGCTGAGATATCTACATACCTCACCCTCAGCTCCATAAAGGATCATCCGTGGCACATTCAGTCCTGTTGTGCTTTGACAGGAGAAGG ATTATGCCAAGGCTTGGAGTGGATGACTTCCCGTATTGGAGTGAGATAG